Proteins encoded by one window of Blautia argi:
- a CDS encoding excisionase, with translation MNKAYVPIYEKVALTIEEAAEYSNIGQNRISNLLKEPRCPFVLYVGAKKLVKRKEFERFISENIEI, from the coding sequence ATGAATAAAGCATATGTACCGATTTATGAAAAGGTGGCTCTTACAATTGAAGAGGCAGCTGAATATAGTAATATTGGACAAAATAGAATTAGTAATTTATTAAAAGAACCACGATGTCCATTTGTACTTTATGTAGGAGCTAAAAAACTTGTAAAGAGAAAAGAATTTGAAAGATTTATTTCAGAAAATATAGAGATTTAA
- a CDS encoding tyrosine-type recombinase/integrase: MGKDLKGKELGVGISQESTGLYSARFVDRFGKRKHKRFKKLQECRAWLADAIYVDEHSDISMPSDMLVDHWFDYWIGIKKKTVRPNTVRNYTERYIRNIKPLIGKMSLSDVKPLHCQKIFYDMADQGYRTSTIYQARITLYNMLEYAKENEVLRTNPCKRSVKSDMGKPSEKKVALERDVQKIFLRYAEGQSYENQYRFILQTGLRTGELVGLKWEDIDFESKTIQIRRSMEYRYSVKEWRIGEPKSKSGYRTIPLTEEAVTILNKQKEKNKWISEISKEWEEFVFLCRKGTPVKNSTYDTALFKICDKAQIPRFSMHILRHTFATRCIEAGMKPKTLQMLLGHSNIGITMNLYVHTTEEEKKKEIDLVAEALMAI, from the coding sequence ATGGGAAAAGATTTAAAAGGCAAAGAACTTGGTGTGGGTATATCACAGGAAAGTACAGGATTATACTCCGCAAGATTTGTAGATCGGTTTGGAAAGAGAAAGCATAAACGATTCAAAAAGCTACAAGAGTGTAGAGCTTGGCTTGCAGATGCGATTTATGTAGATGAACATAGTGATATTTCAATGCCGTCTGATATGTTGGTGGATCATTGGTTTGATTACTGGATTGGAATAAAGAAGAAAACAGTCCGTCCGAATACGGTTCGTAATTATACGGAGAGATATATAAGAAATATTAAACCATTGATTGGGAAAATGTCATTATCAGATGTGAAACCTCTACATTGTCAAAAGATATTTTATGATATGGCGGATCAAGGCTATCGTACGTCCACGATTTATCAAGCAAGAATTACATTATATAATATGCTTGAATATGCAAAAGAAAATGAAGTATTACGAACGAATCCCTGTAAAAGGTCAGTGAAGAGTGATATGGGAAAACCTTCGGAGAAGAAAGTTGCATTAGAAAGAGATGTGCAAAAAATATTTTTGAGATATGCAGAAGGGCAGAGTTATGAAAATCAGTATCGATTTATTCTACAAACCGGATTGCGAACAGGCGAATTAGTTGGATTGAAATGGGAAGATATTGATTTTGAATCTAAAACAATTCAGATTCGCAGGAGTATGGAATACCGTTATAGTGTAAAAGAGTGGCGTATTGGAGAACCAAAGAGTAAATCAGGTTATCGTACGATACCTTTAACAGAAGAAGCGGTTACTATACTGAATAAACAAAAAGAAAAGAATAAGTGGATTTCAGAAATTTCAAAAGAATGGGAAGAGTTTGTGTTTCTGTGCAGAAAGGGGACACCAGTTAAGAACAGTACATATGATACGGCATTGTTTAAGATTTGTGACAAAGCACAGATTCCTAGATTTTCAATGCATATTTTGAGACATACATTTGCTACCAGATGTATTGAAGCAGGTATGAAGCCCAAAACACTTCAAATGCTACTGGGCCATTCAAATATTGGAATTACCATGAACTTATATGTTCATACTACCGAAGAAGAAAAGAAAAAAGAAATTGATTTGGTAGCAGAAGCGCTTATGGCAATATGA
- the ychF gene encoding redox-regulated ATPase YchF, whose translation MKLGIVGLPNVGKSTLFNSLTKAGAESANYPFCTIDPNVGIVAVPDERLKLLGDFYQSKKVTPAVIEFVDIAGLVKGASKGEGLGNQFLANIREVDAIVHVVRCFEDENVVHVDGCIDPLRDIETINLELIFSDLEILERRIAKTTKSARMDKEAAKELEFLKAVKAHLEDGKPAATLELEDEDQELYMKEYNLLTWKPVIYAANVSEDDLADDGDSNVHVQKVREYAKETGSEVFALCAEIEQEISELEEDEKKEFLEDLGIKQSGLEKLIVASYRLLGLLSFLTAGEDETRAWTIKVGTKAPQAAGKIHTDFERGFIKAEVVNYQDLLDCGSYAGAREKGLVRMEGKEYVVQDGDVILFRFNV comes from the coding sequence ATGAAACTAGGTATCGTAGGACTTCCAAACGTAGGAAAAAGTACATTATTCAATTCTTTAACAAAGGCAGGGGCAGAATCCGCAAACTACCCCTTCTGTACCATTGACCCCAACGTGGGCATTGTGGCAGTACCGGACGAGCGGTTAAAGCTTTTAGGCGATTTTTATCAGTCTAAAAAAGTAACGCCTGCGGTAATTGAATTTGTGGATATTGCAGGTCTGGTAAAAGGCGCTTCCAAAGGAGAGGGACTGGGAAACCAGTTTCTGGCAAATATTCGTGAAGTAGACGCCATTGTCCATGTGGTACGTTGCTTTGAAGATGAAAACGTGGTACATGTAGACGGCTGTATTGACCCATTGAGAGATATTGAAACTATTAATCTGGAACTGATTTTCTCCGATTTGGAAATATTGGAAAGACGTATTGCAAAGACAACCAAGTCTGCCAGAATGGACAAAGAAGCAGCTAAGGAGCTGGAATTTTTGAAGGCTGTGAAAGCGCATTTAGAGGACGGAAAGCCGGCAGCAACATTGGAGCTTGAGGACGAGGATCAGGAATTATATATGAAGGAATACAATCTTCTCACCTGGAAACCGGTTATCTATGCAGCCAATGTTTCTGAAGATGATCTGGCTGATGACGGAGATTCCAATGTTCATGTGCAGAAGGTGAGGGAATATGCAAAGGAAACGGGAAGTGAAGTTTTTGCCCTCTGTGCAGAAATCGAGCAGGAAATTTCCGAGCTGGAAGAAGACGAAAAGAAAGAATTTCTGGAGGATTTAGGAATTAAACAGTCCGGTCTGGAGAAACTGATAGTAGCAAGCTACCGTCTGCTGGGACTGTTAAGCTTCCTGACTGCAGGAGAGGACGAAACAAGAGCCTGGACCATTAAGGTGGGAACCAAGGCACCGCAGGCTGCCGGAAAAATCCACACAGATTTTGAACGAGGTTTCATTAAGGCAGAAGTGGTAAATTATCAGGACCTTTTGGACTGCGGTTCTTATGCAGGAGCAAGAGAAAAAGGACTTGTCCGCATGGAAGGAAAAGAATATGTAGTGCAGGACGGAGATGTAATTTTATTCCGATTTAACGTATAA
- a CDS encoding aspartyl-phosphate phosphatase Spo0E family protein, which produces MTQRELQEKIEEARKILDKAIEDKAGFSKILAISQSLDTLIEEYMQKQA; this is translated from the coding sequence ATGACCCAGAGAGAACTGCAGGAGAAAATCGAGGAAGCAAGAAAAATCCTCGACAAAGCCATTGAAGATAAAGCAGGCTTTTCCAAAATCCTGGCTATCAGCCAATCCCTGGATACGCTGATTGAAGAATATATGCAAAAGCAGGCCTGA
- the mraZ gene encoding division/cell wall cluster transcriptional repressor MraZ: MFMGEYSHTIDAKGRMIIPSKFREELGEVFVLTRGLDGCLSIYPNDEWKTFEEKLKALPLNDKNARAFLRFFVASATVCELDKQGRILVPATLREFAGLNKDVVLTGNLTRIEVWSKEKWLENSNYEDMNAIAEGMQSMGIMI, encoded by the coding sequence ATGTTCATGGGAGAGTACAGTCATACAATTGATGCAAAGGGAAGAATGATTATTCCCTCCAAATTCCGGGAGGAGTTGGGAGAAGTGTTCGTGCTTACCAGAGGTCTTGATGGCTGTTTGTCTATTTATCCCAATGACGAATGGAAAACCTTTGAAGAAAAGCTGAAAGCTTTACCACTTAATGATAAAAATGCAAGAGCCTTCTTACGTTTCTTTGTAGCCAGCGCAACCGTATGTGAACTGGACAAGCAGGGGAGAATTCTCGTGCCGGCAACGCTGCGGGAATTTGCAGGTCTGAACAAAGATGTGGTATTAACTGGAAATCTTACAAGGATAGAGGTCTGGAGTAAGGAAAAATGGTTGGAAAACAGCAATTACGAGGACATGAATGCCATTGCAGAGGGTATGCAGAGTATGGGCATTATGATCTGA
- the rsmH gene encoding 16S rRNA (cytosine(1402)-N(4))-methyltransferase RsmH yields MEFKHQSVLLEETVGNLRVKPDGIYVDGTLGGGGHSYAICQQLSAKGSLIGIDQDEAAIRAAGERLQDFKDRVIIVRSNYCNMKRELQKIGITSVDGIVLDLGVSSYQLDNSQRGFTYREDVPLDMRMDQRNPRTAKDIVNNYSESELYRIIRDYGEDKFAKNIAKHICLARQEKDIETTGELTEIIKRAIPMKVRAVGGHPAKKTFQAIRIELNQELDVLKNTLDDMIDLLNDEGRICIITFHSLEDRIVKTIFKKNENPCTCPPGFPVCVCGNQPKGRVITRKPILPSAEELEYNKRSKSAKLRVFERVKQ; encoded by the coding sequence ATGGAATTTAAACACCAATCCGTATTACTGGAAGAAACAGTTGGGAATTTAAGGGTAAAACCCGACGGAATCTATGTTGATGGAACACTGGGAGGCGGCGGACATTCTTATGCGATATGTCAGCAGTTATCTGCCAAGGGGAGCTTGATAGGTATAGATCAAGATGAAGCTGCAATAAGAGCTGCGGGAGAGCGGTTACAGGATTTTAAAGATCGGGTAATCATCGTCCGCAGCAATTATTGCAACATGAAAAGAGAACTACAGAAGATAGGAATCACATCAGTCGATGGGATTGTTTTAGATTTGGGGGTATCTTCCTACCAGCTGGATAACAGCCAGCGAGGCTTTACTTACAGAGAAGATGTCCCTCTTGACATGCGTATGGATCAGAGAAATCCCCGTACAGCAAAGGATATTGTAAACAACTACAGCGAAAGTGAGCTGTACCGCATTATACGGGATTACGGGGAAGACAAATTTGCAAAGAATATTGCAAAGCATATCTGTCTTGCAAGACAGGAAAAGGATATAGAAACAACGGGAGAGCTTACAGAGATTATTAAGCGGGCTATTCCCATGAAAGTGCGGGCAGTCGGAGGGCACCCGGCAAAGAAAACATTTCAGGCAATCCGGATTGAGTTGAATCAGGAGCTGGACGTGTTGAAGAATACGCTGGACGATATGATTGACCTTTTGAATGATGAAGGAAGAATCTGCATTATTACCTTCCATTCCCTGGAAGACAGGATTGTAAAGACGATTTTTAAGAAAAATGAAAATCCATGTACCTGTCCTCCCGGATTTCCAGTATGCGTATGCGGAAACCAGCCGAAGGGAAGAGTGATTACCAGAAAACCCATTCTGCCAAGCGCAGAGGAGTTGGAATACAACAAGCGTTCAAAGAGCGCCAAGCTGAGGGTGTTTGAAAGAGTGAAGCAGTAG